The Hordeum vulgare subsp. vulgare chromosome 7H, MorexV3_pseudomolecules_assembly, whole genome shotgun sequence DNA window ACCACCCCCTCCTTCGTCCCTCTGTTCCGGTCAGATCCTGACATCACCGCTGCCCTCCGCTGCGGGGACTTCTTCCTCACTTCCCTTCCATTCAAGGCCGACACATTCTCCGGTTGGAGTATCACCGACTGCTGCGATGGATACATCCTCCTATGGGACATGCTTGAAAAGCCATCCATCGCTGCAGTGAACCCCATGACCTGGGCCGTGGACATCATCCCGGTGCCCGACAATGTCAGGGCTGGGAGACGCCGCAAGTTCTCCTTCCTTGGTTTCCATCTGCTTTGTTCTGATGAGAACCCCTGGTCGTTCCGTGTGGTCTGCGTCTGCTCGGATCAGCGAAAGATGATCCGTGTCGCCATCTTCTCGTCGGAGACGTGGGATTGGGTCGTCCACCCATGGGTGCACGTCGGTGGTGACCACAGCCTAAAGTTCAGTGCTGGAATGCTGGTGGATGGTTCCATTTACTGGCCTTACCATGGCGAAGGACGAATGGTAAGGATCAACACTGCGACCATGGTTATCACCACTGTGAATCTACCATCACAGGTGAGGGTGGAGGGGTTCAATTTCATGGTTGGGGAAACTAAGGATGGCCAACTATGCATCGTCTATGAATCTGATTTCTTCCTTCATGTTTGGATCCGTGGCGTGGACGGTGATGGAACTGCGATTTGGTTGCTGCAATATGTAATCTTTTTGAGAGAAGAAATTGATCGGATCACTCAAGGGTTCGCTTTGGAGTTGCAGGGCGACCTCAAAGTTATGCAAGTTAGGTATGGTTACGTGTACATGTCCACGACATGCACGACCCCAGCCGGCACGCTCCACTGCTGGTTCTTCTCCCTTTCATTGGCGACCTTGGAGCTTGAGTTACTGGTGGAGGGGAAATTTGATGGCTGTGCCCATCTGTATAATATGGCCTGGCCTCCTTCTTTGGTTGGTGATGACAGGAGCACAGGGCATGAAGTTGAAGCTTCTCACTGAAGCCTGCAGTTGTTTGTCGTACAAGGAAATTGAATGGAAATTTGTGGGTACGAGCTAACAGTTATTAGTTACTGTTTTGTTGATGCAAAATATTATCTAGAGACCATGTATCTTAAGTAATTGTTATCGCCATAGAAACCTTTAGATTCTTTGCAAATATTGGTACGTTTCTGGAGCTAATGGATGTTATGGACGATTGGGTTTTCATCTGCTTCAAACTTTCTATGGAAAACTGCTACTATTATTTTTTGCTGCGCAATTTCTTAATTTCCAAggatctttttttttttttttgcctttgctgttctttgttgtgtgtgcagataAAAATAGGCTTTTAAGTGCTTAACTATTTTTTATTAACTATGTTCCCCACATAATTTCTATGGTGGCTTACTTGACTAGATATCAAAGAGTTTTGAAAGTAGTTAGGGAGTGTTCGGAGTCCCTCCGCTCCAGTCCACTCCAGATTCAGCTCGCGGAGCTGCAGCTGGAAAATAGGTGCTCCATAGATCCTGTAATTCAACGGAGCTGGTGGATAGCCGAACAGGCCATTAGTGTTTGATCATTCCTTCTGCATCTGCTGTATCTCTTCAGGACTGTTAGTGTTTTGCTCTATATTGACAAGCAGTTCATGTTAAGTTTTCAAAATGTCAAGTGTCAACTATGTTCAGTTTCTTCAAAGTATAAGATCAGCTTATGCAAAGTTGGAAATCAAATGCATTCTTCTGATGTGATTGATCTGTAGAAAGAATATTTCTTTTCCCCCAATGTAGTATATATTGCCTTATGCTTTAGTACTTAGTAGTGGTAGCCAGTGTTCCTCAGGTATATGGCGAGAGTCTGCCGCTGAAGCTGATGGATTTTATGCAAGTTTGGGTTTTCAACTGCTGCGTGCATACTTTGTGTGGAACACGCCCTCTTGGTAAGGAGTAGAGGGGTGTCTACTCTTTTGTCCAGCATGTCCCTCTGTACCACAATACTTGTTGGAGAGGactagtctagttctccccaacaacaagtatttaggaacagagggagtagattaTATGTCTTCTCATGTCGGTTTGTGCTCTCCATGTGTGTATATGTATTGTGCTTTGTATAAGTTTCAAATTACGTGCTGgtaattttcaaaaaaaagtGCAATTTTTCAGAAATCAGTGAGGCTGTTATTGCTCTATGAGAAGGGGGTCGACGAATCCTGCAATGCATGCGTGATGGTGAAACTGAAactgtttgcatttgaattcagtTACTTTAAACTAGATGCAATAGCAGTAGTttatagtgatcttatttatttgTGGATCTTGAGTAAGTAATGCCATGTACGTACAGTACAGTACGCAAGTAGACGTACGCCGACTGGTGACTGCAGTGCATGTATTCTGTGGGTTATGCGGATTTTCCAGAGTGTCGGACAGACTCAGTAGCACCGGGTGGAAATACTCGGATGCACCGGGGCTAAATAAAAACAGAGGAACGAAGTGCCAGGAGTTTGTGGATACATGTAAAGTGAAGTAAAATTTGAACTGCTAAATTCACGTTCGCAAATTGATTTTGAATGTGCGGAAGATCCTTTCGCCGAAAGAGTCAACCTTCTTTAGCGTTTGCTTACCTGGATTCACAAAAAATCGTTAAAAGCGGATATCCCTCAAATCAATGGAAGGA harbors:
- the LOC123407060 gene encoding uncharacterized protein LOC123407060, whose product is MGSELLAATVAPPAEPPLIPSTTTTTTTTDNGTTTTTITTITTTTTSSAAAADGTTTTTITTTTTTTTTTTTTTSNATTISSLCDDDLREIFIRLPNLPALIRAAFTCRSWLGAIRSSSSFRRRFRALHPAPLIGLFLKIDDATTPSFVPLFRSDPDITAALRCGDFFLTSLPFKADTFSGWSITDCCDGYILLWDMLEKPSIAAVNPMTWAVDIIPVPDNVRAGRRRKFSFLGFHLLCSDENPWSFRVVCVCSDQRKMIRVAIFSSETWDWVVHPWVHVGGDHSLKFSAGMLVDGSIYWPYHGEGRMVRINTATMVITTVNLPSQVRVEGFNFMVGETKDGQLCIVYESDFFLHVWIRGVDGDGTAIWLLQYVIFLREEIDRITQGFALELQGDLKVMQVRYGYVYMSTTCTTPAGTLHCWFFSLSLATLELELLVEGKFDGCAHLYNMAWPPSLVGDDRSTGHEVEASH